Part of the Nitrospira sp. genome is shown below.
TGCGGAGGCGTGGCCAAGGCCGGGATGAACGACTGCGCCGTCAAGGCCAGCCTTCATTCCTGCGTGGGCATGGCCAAGACAGACAATGAGGCAGATTCCTATGTGTTTCTGCCGAAGGGACTTTGCGGGAAGATCGCCAATGGCACTGTCCTCGCCATCACGAAAGACGATCTGGCGAAGATGAAAGAAATGATGATGAAAAAGATGTAGGACGACCAGCGATGTCTTTTCAACATCCTGCCCCGATCCCGGCATGTGCCGGGATCGGACTGCGGTCTCATCATTTTCGCGAAATCTTGGAGAAGCCACCTTCGGTCGCCTGGATGGAAACCCATCCAGAGAATTATTTCGGGGAGGGCGGCGCGGCGCTTCGAATCCTCGAGCGTATCAGGTCCCAATATTCGTTGAGTTTTCACGGGGTGGGCCTGTCCTTAGGCTCTACCGATCCACTTGACCATGTACATCTCCGGAAGCTTAAAGGCTTGATCGATCGTTTCGAACCGGCGTTCGTGTCGGAGCATCTCTCATGGAGTTCCGTCGACGGTCGTTTCTTCAACGATCTTCTGCCGCTGCCCTACACTCAGGAAAGCCTAGACCACGTTTGTACCAGGATCAACGAGGTCCAGACCATATTGAAGCGGCCACTCTTGATTGAGAACATTACCAGGTATCTGACCTGGGAAGACTCCATTGTGCCGGAAGGGGAATTTCTCGCTGAAACGGCCCGGATAACCGGCTGCGGAATCCTCCTTGATCTAAACAACGTCTATGTCAATGCCGTGAACCTTGGTCTGGACCCCCTCGAGCTTCTGAGCGCAATTCCAGCTCAGACTGTGCAGGAGATCCACCTGGCCGGCTTCGATCGCTTCGGACGCATGCTGCTCGATACCCATGGTCAAGCCATTTATCCAGAAGTCTGGGGCCTCTATCAGTGGACCATCCATCACTTTGGCCCACGTCCGACATTGATTGAATGGGACACCAACCTCCCACCGCTGGCTGTGCTGGTCGAGCAGGCGACCCATGCGGATGCCATATTGAAGGAATACCATCTTGCGGCTTCGTGATGCGCAACGAACTTTTGCCGAAGGAATA
Proteins encoded:
- a CDS encoding DUF2282 domain-containing protein, with the translated sequence MNVNTKKKNAMIHSALLVALSLAGVQTTAAAPKIPELPNGWEACGGVAKAGMNDCAVKASLHSCVGMAKTDNEADSYVFLPKGLCGKIANGTVLAITKDDLAKMKEMMMKKM
- a CDS encoding DUF692 domain-containing protein gives rise to the protein MREDRQWHCPRHHERRSGEDERNDDEKDVGRPAMSFQHPAPIPACAGIGLRSHHFREILEKPPSVAWMETHPENYFGEGGAALRILERIRSQYSLSFHGVGLSLGSTDPLDHVHLRKLKGLIDRFEPAFVSEHLSWSSVDGRFFNDLLPLPYTQESLDHVCTRINEVQTILKRPLLIENITRYLTWEDSIVPEGEFLAETARITGCGILLDLNNVYVNAVNLGLDPLELLSAIPAQTVQEIHLAGFDRFGRMLLDTHGQAIYPEVWGLYQWTIHHFGPRPTLIEWDTNLPPLAVLVEQATHADAILKEYHLAAS